The DNA sequence GCATCGGTCACAACACCCCTTGCTAGCTCTTTTATAAAAACATTGGCACCTATTACAGGTTGATTACTCTCATCGAGAACCTGTCCACTTAACTTACTTTTTTTAGTTGTATTTAAAGTTTTTTGTTTTACTAAAATAGAATTCCCTGCAATTGAAAATTCAATAGAAGAGCTCTTGTTTAGCGCAACAACAAGCTCATTTATTGGTGTATCTTTATAAATATCTTCTTTTGTAAAATATTTTTGATTTGTATCAATTTGATCTGCAACTGAAAAATTTAAATCTGTCTGATTTTCAATTTGTTTAAATAATTCTTTGAGGGTTATCTTACTATCTACGGCTACAGTTACATTTTGGGAAAACATACGTAAACTGAATAAAGAAAAGCATGCTAAAATGATATGCTTCATGAATTTTATATTTAAAATATTATTAAATTAGATAGTTTTATACTACCCTTGACATAAGTACATTCTTTCTCTTCTATTGAAAAGCAATCTATTTTAATGATCCATTTACTACAAGTTTTAAGTTAGACATTTCTACTATTATTATCGTTTTAACCTTCTTTTTACTTATTCACATTGTACTTTATTTGTTGCAATACGGTATTGAAATAAGTTTTAACCAAATGCAAAATCGAAGTTTTTGTCTATCAAATTCTTTCTTGTTAAAAATGCGACAACTCTTTTCTTCGACATGCTTTTGTTTTAAGTATAACAAACGGAAATAGGAAAGTTCCTAATCAAAAACATTGTTTTTTTTATAATTTTACTTACAAACCAAAATACAAGTCATAATTTTATTTTAAGAAAAGCCTTAAGAATAAATAACTAACTAACAAGCAACACCTTACAGATTACGGTGTTTTTAATGTGGAACTGATGACCGATTTATAAAAATGTAAAAATCTTATTTTCTTTTCTCAAAGATTCCCATTTATGCCTCTAAAGATGTCATTCGGCCTGGGAAAAATCAACTTGAATGGTTTCTTTTTATTGAAAAATGTCTTTTCAGAAACGAAAACGCATCAAATATTTCCGATTGTATGATGGCATTATACAATTACACCACCGAATCCTTGATCTGAGAATACAGTAAAAAAAAGGTACTGCATCGAAGAACTATAACAATAAAAAGCTGCATTCTGAAATGCATCAGAAGCAGCTTTTTTATTTAGTCAATTTTTAGATTCTTAAACTAAAACATCGGTATTACTCCATTAAATTTTCAATCTATACTATATCAGAAGACAAGCGAATATCTCTCGTGCTCGTATTTTAATGCTGTAAAATATGACATGCAAGATCTCTACTTTTAATTATACCAGTACATCTGAGTAATTATAAAAAATTTCTTTTTCTCCAAAAAGTCTTTCAGAAATAATGTTTTTTTCTCTACAGTATTCGATAAGGATATTAGACTGTACAATTGGATTGGATTCATCGGTATATTTTATACTACTAATGAATTCCAACCAAGGTTCTTGTCCCATGGCATAAACATATACTTCTTTTGCATTAAAAGCATTAATAAGTCCCTTACCTTTTTCAAAATTAGAACCGGCCAATCTGCGCGATATATCTTTATCTCTAGGCAAACTCTCTGTTAACAACGGACCATAAAGCCATGATAAAGGAGCACCATCACACTCCATTCCCAGAAAAAGAACATCAATATCTCCTAAAACTGCTTGAACGTGTTGATATAATCTGGACTCAATATTACAGGAATCTGCAACAAAAAGCATTTTAAAATCTCCAACACTTACATGATGGCAAATTTTTGCCTGTATGTTTAAATCCGAATGTTCTCCAACAAAAGGCACACCGGTTATTACACAATCACTAAATTTGATTGCTTCCATCTCATCAATTTCGATCACATTGTCAAAACCAATAGCATTTAACATCAATTTTATACTTGGATCCTGTAAAGCACCATTAGATGCCCTGGGCACTACAATATTCTTAATCTTGTGACGTAAAGGAATTAAAGTTTCGAATAAAATATGGTCCTGGTGATTGTGTGTAATCAAAACGTAATCAATACTATCCGGCAAATCCATATCGGAGTATCGCTCTACTTCCTGAGGGTATCCATAATAACTGATTACGGGGTCTAACATTATACTGACCTCTTTTGTTTCCACGAGAAT is a window from the Flavobacterium cupriresistens genome containing:
- a CDS encoding MBL fold metallo-hydrolase, with product MNNQKLFLKPNVVIEPLFDNWYAWSHLISPATSAMNITGRNLKIMNSYIQAPSAHAAAVKNPKMLGGPFIDYGGKRVDEIQKLKEETLEKQKDMIAFSEAIKTLDTLVKNKAKGYSLDPLYDEIPEILKGYVELYYDLNNQASFRFFEPLLYHSKFYNPASQSILLWLTENDERPFVLSTPRLADNEKIHLNIPFSHKGLDALSKMKKNPGDFDSIKELLGISEEQAPLFESFFTTEAPKEYNNYEGDKVRMRYFGHACILVETKEVSIMLDPVISYYGYPQEVERYSDMDLPDSIDYVLITHNHQDHILFETLIPLRHKIKNIVVPRASNGALQDPSIKLMLNAIGFDNVIEIDEMEAIKFSDCVITGVPFVGEHSDLNIQAKICHHVSVGDFKMLFVADSCNIESRLYQHVQAVLGDIDVLFLGMECDGAPLSWLYGPLLTESLPRDKDISRRLAGSNFEKGKGLINAFNAKEVYVYAMGQEPWLEFISSIKYTDESNPIVQSNILIEYCREKNIISERLFGEKEIFYNYSDVLV